In Thunnus thynnus chromosome 11, fThuThy2.1, whole genome shotgun sequence, the following proteins share a genomic window:
- the LOC137192573 gene encoding hyccin 2-like isoform X1 has translation MLGSERGVVEEWLSEFKSLPETHIPSYAGSLHLKKSLVPALYRVIQDPNNELLEPVCHQLFELYRSSEDRLRRFTLQFLPELVWVYLRITASRDRQSNGCIEALLLGIYNLEIVDKDGNSKLLSFTIPSLSKPSIYHEPSSLGSMALTEGALCQHDLIRVVYSGLHPQRETFTAQNRFEVLCFLMLCYNSAVVYMPLSSYQSVCRMSSRLCVCGFPRQQQKLWREPCNRVLLDPEFMVQMLTAVYHAIYNGEWEMGREALEDILYRAQLELYSQPLLLGNAMKNSLPDSAPNEPQGRKVLQVEVTPTISRISISAITTASIRRHRWKREDCFDFSTEAELSITVNPPSLAQQEQQQQQQQQQQHHNPWDPTAKEERGGRPHSHHSSSSSIIPPITLEDADGMSGGEDSFNVNDPDEGFSSGASNSSQPSGTKAGGSVGQRGGSLNSSSSSIKKAITARLSRDKEREKERERERERERERERGAEKQAELLADHQAVVRRHHQRQQSPPASINLDAIQLSPIKKHLSFPVGPTLVRTGSTSSSKSFDCMNFNLNGGGEDREDREEATGGSDKEGVLPAGGSHRHSTISLQEEHLIRPEDARDLLSPGAPLTKQSRSPSFNMQIISQV, from the exons TCCTTACCAGAAACCCACATCCCCAGCTACGCAGGCAGCCTTCATCTGAAGAAGTCCCTGGTGCCGGCACTCTACAGAGTCATTCAGGATCCCAACAATGAG CTGTTGGAGCCTGTGTGCCACCAGCTGTTTGAGCTGTATCGGAGCTCTGAAGACCGCCTGCGACGCTTCACCCTGCAGTTCCTGCCTGAGCTGGTGTGGGTATATCTGCGTATCACGGCCAGCAGGGATCGCCAGAGCAATGGCTGCATCGAGGCCCTCCTCCTGGGCATCTATAACCTG GAGATCGTGGACAAAGACGGCAACAGCAAGCTCCTCTCCTTCACAATCCCGTCTCTGTCCAAACCATCGATATATCATGAG cctTCTAGCCTGGGGTCCATGGCATTGACAGAGGGGGCTCTGTGTCAACACGACCTGATCAGAGTGGTGTACAGCGGCCTCCATCCTCAGAGAGAGACCTTCACCGCTCAGAACAG GTTCGAAGTGCTGTGTTTCCTCATGCTCTGCTACAACTCTGCTGTGGTCTACATGCCCCTTTCCTCCTATCAGTCAGTCTGCAGAATGAGCTCACG gttgtgtgtatgtggcttCCCCCGGCAGCAGCAGAAGCTTTGGAGGGAGCCGTGCAACCGCGTGCTGCTGGACCCCGAGTTCATGGTGCAGATGCTGACTGCTGTTTATCACGCCAT ATACAATGGAGAGTGGGAGATGGGGCGGGAAGCTCTCGAGGACATTCTGTACAGAGCCCAGCTGGAGCTTTACTCCCAGCCTCTTCTG CTGGGGAACGCCATGAAGAACTCGCTGCCAGACAGCGCTCCCAACGAGCCGCAGGGGCGCAAGGTGCTCCAGGTGGAGGTGACACCCACCATTAGCCGCATCTCCATCTCAGCCATCACCACCGCCTCCATACGACGGCACCGCTGGAAGAGAGAGG ATTGTTTTGACTTCTCAACCGAAGCAGAGTTGAGCATCACCGTCAATCCTCCTAGCCTCGCCCAAcaagagcaacaacaacaacaacaacaacaacaacaacaccacaatCCCTGGGACCCAACAgccaaagaggagagaggagggcgGCCTCACAGccaccacagcagcagcagcagcatcattcCCCCCATCACACTTGAGG ATGCTGATGGCATGAGCGGCGGGGAGGATTCCTTCAACGTTAACGACCCAGACGAGGGCTTCTCCTCCGGGGCGTCAAACAGCAGCCAGCCCAGCGGCACTAAGGCAGGTGGCAGCGTGGGTCAGAGGGGAGGCAGcctgaacagcagcagcagcagcatcaagaAAGCCATCACAGCCCGGCTGTCTCGggataaggagagagagaaggagcgagagagggagagagagagagagagggagagggagaggggggcgGAAAAACAAGCCGAGTTGTTGGCAGATCACCAGGCTGTTGTGAGGAGGCATCACCAGAGGCAGCAGTCACCTCCAGCCAGCATCAACTTGGATGCCATCCAGCTGAGTCCCATAAAGAAGCACCTGAGCTTCCCTGTCGGGCCCACGCTGGTACGGACTGGCAGCACCTCCTCCAGCAAGTCCTTTGACTGCATGAATTTCAACCTAAATGGAGGCGGGGAGGACCGGGAGGACCGGGAGGAGGCGACGGGCGGCTCAGACAAGGAAGGGGTGCTTCCAGCAGGCGGCTCCCACCGCCACTCCACCATTAGCCTGCAGGAGGAGCATCTCATCAGGCCAGAGGATGCCCGGGACCTCCTGTCCCCTGGAGCTCCTCTGACCAAGCAGTCCCGCTCCCCCAGCTTCAACATGCAGATCATATCACAGGTCTAA
- the LOC137192573 gene encoding hyccin 2-like isoform X2, which translates to MLGSERGVVEEWLSEFKSLPETHIPSYAGSLHLKKSLVPALYRVIQDPNNELLEPVCHQLFELYRSSEDRLRRFTLQFLPELVWVYLRITASRDRQSNGCIEALLLGIYNLEIVDKDGNSKLLSFTIPSLSKPSIYHEPSSLGSMALTEGALCQHDLIRVVYSGLHPQRETFTAQNRFEVLCFLMLCYNSAVVYMPLSSYQSVCRMSSRLCVCGFPRQQQKLWREPCNRVLLDPEFMVQMLTAVYHAIYNGEWEMGREALEDILYRAQLELYSQPLLLGNAMKNSLPDSAPNEPQGRKVLQVEVTPTISRISISAITTASIRRHRWKREDADGMSGGEDSFNVNDPDEGFSSGASNSSQPSGTKAGGSVGQRGGSLNSSSSSIKKAITARLSRDKEREKERERERERERERERGAEKQAELLADHQAVVRRHHQRQQSPPASINLDAIQLSPIKKHLSFPVGPTLVRTGSTSSSKSFDCMNFNLNGGGEDREDREEATGGSDKEGVLPAGGSHRHSTISLQEEHLIRPEDARDLLSPGAPLTKQSRSPSFNMQIISQV; encoded by the exons TCCTTACCAGAAACCCACATCCCCAGCTACGCAGGCAGCCTTCATCTGAAGAAGTCCCTGGTGCCGGCACTCTACAGAGTCATTCAGGATCCCAACAATGAG CTGTTGGAGCCTGTGTGCCACCAGCTGTTTGAGCTGTATCGGAGCTCTGAAGACCGCCTGCGACGCTTCACCCTGCAGTTCCTGCCTGAGCTGGTGTGGGTATATCTGCGTATCACGGCCAGCAGGGATCGCCAGAGCAATGGCTGCATCGAGGCCCTCCTCCTGGGCATCTATAACCTG GAGATCGTGGACAAAGACGGCAACAGCAAGCTCCTCTCCTTCACAATCCCGTCTCTGTCCAAACCATCGATATATCATGAG cctTCTAGCCTGGGGTCCATGGCATTGACAGAGGGGGCTCTGTGTCAACACGACCTGATCAGAGTGGTGTACAGCGGCCTCCATCCTCAGAGAGAGACCTTCACCGCTCAGAACAG GTTCGAAGTGCTGTGTTTCCTCATGCTCTGCTACAACTCTGCTGTGGTCTACATGCCCCTTTCCTCCTATCAGTCAGTCTGCAGAATGAGCTCACG gttgtgtgtatgtggcttCCCCCGGCAGCAGCAGAAGCTTTGGAGGGAGCCGTGCAACCGCGTGCTGCTGGACCCCGAGTTCATGGTGCAGATGCTGACTGCTGTTTATCACGCCAT ATACAATGGAGAGTGGGAGATGGGGCGGGAAGCTCTCGAGGACATTCTGTACAGAGCCCAGCTGGAGCTTTACTCCCAGCCTCTTCTG CTGGGGAACGCCATGAAGAACTCGCTGCCAGACAGCGCTCCCAACGAGCCGCAGGGGCGCAAGGTGCTCCAGGTGGAGGTGACACCCACCATTAGCCGCATCTCCATCTCAGCCATCACCACCGCCTCCATACGACGGCACCGCTGGAAGAGAGAGG ATGCTGATGGCATGAGCGGCGGGGAGGATTCCTTCAACGTTAACGACCCAGACGAGGGCTTCTCCTCCGGGGCGTCAAACAGCAGCCAGCCCAGCGGCACTAAGGCAGGTGGCAGCGTGGGTCAGAGGGGAGGCAGcctgaacagcagcagcagcagcatcaagaAAGCCATCACAGCCCGGCTGTCTCGggataaggagagagagaaggagcgagagagggagagagagagagagagggagagggagaggggggcgGAAAAACAAGCCGAGTTGTTGGCAGATCACCAGGCTGTTGTGAGGAGGCATCACCAGAGGCAGCAGTCACCTCCAGCCAGCATCAACTTGGATGCCATCCAGCTGAGTCCCATAAAGAAGCACCTGAGCTTCCCTGTCGGGCCCACGCTGGTACGGACTGGCAGCACCTCCTCCAGCAAGTCCTTTGACTGCATGAATTTCAACCTAAATGGAGGCGGGGAGGACCGGGAGGACCGGGAGGAGGCGACGGGCGGCTCAGACAAGGAAGGGGTGCTTCCAGCAGGCGGCTCCCACCGCCACTCCACCATTAGCCTGCAGGAGGAGCATCTCATCAGGCCAGAGGATGCCCGGGACCTCCTGTCCCCTGGAGCTCCTCTGACCAAGCAGTCCCGCTCCCCCAGCTTCAACATGCAGATCATATCACAGGTCTAA